The DNA region acagaatataaagCATTATGATcccatttctttctgtttctgattATTGGGAGagcaaactacaaaaaaatggTGGGGATAGAAGAATAAGAGTTGTAAAGTCATTCCCAGGCAGCACCTAAGACACGTTCACATCAAAGCATGGCTCTTCTCCCTGGTAAATAATAGTGGGACAAGAAGGTGGCTATCCTTCCTATGATaaagggaatggggaaaaaacctaaaatttaacAATTATGAACGCTgagtaatttcttaaaaaaattgaacCAGTAAAACTGATTTTACAATAAGCATGTGCTGATGAGAAACTATGTCATAAACTTAGATGATTATGCTAAAATAACTGTATTTCTTTTACCTACCTAAATCAGTTACCTCAAGCTCGCTTGGTCATTTTGAAGCCTCAACAAATAGCCATGTAAAAGTTAATCAATTATCCTCTAtataataataaacagaaaagtgaatgaatgaaacaaactGCAAAAGAAATAAGTTCAGTTATATCTGGCCATATCCTTCCTGCTGTactctgtcctccctgctgtaCTCTGTCCTCCTTGTCTAAAATCCAGAAAAGGTATCTGATGTGgataatgtgaaatatatatatatataacatatatatgttatttacataaaaatatgtaatatgttATATGTGCTAAAATGTTATACACACACGTCTCTTGACTATTAAAAAGCTTGTGGTGAAGTCAGGtatagtggctcatgcctataatcccagtggcttggaaggctgaggtaggaggatttcaagttcaaagccagcctcagaaaaattgaatgcactaagcaactcattaagatcctgtctctaaatagaatacaacacagatctggggatgtggttcagtagttgagtgtccctgaggtcaatccccagtatcctccctataaaagaaaaaagaaaagcttatgGTGATCACTACTAATTTAAGAATTTCTGATGAGAaatgaaggaggaaagagaaaaagtacaTTTCCCAGGCTCAATTCATATTtctttacgtgtgtgtgtgtttgtatatagtttccaagtttaaaaaataatttggtgaatataaaatttatcatgaaaattgTCATATTCATGGAGATCTTTACACCACAATGAGACATTAAATATTATGTGCTCCAATTCTCCAGTTTAACAGAAAAGGAAACTTAACCCCCAAGAGGAGTCTCTGCCCTATGCTGCCCAATAGGTAGCTCAGTTTGGTGCTATATGGATGTCTTCTAATTCTGgttctcattttatatatttgcagtttcacatactatttttttatttttgcctttcagAATTCTATTGACTATTTAGTGTACTTCCCTGGGCCATTAAGGAAAACAATGACCAACCAAATTCGACAAAATTAAAGGGTAATTTTAGGTGCCAACTCTCTGACTGAACAGCAAAGTTGAACACCAATAATAACCTCTTCTTCCAGCAAACACAATTTGCCTGCCTCTTGTTGTCTTTCATTTTGATCATTATGGTACAACGTTGACAATATGGAAAAAGCAAACCATTCAGTGGTGTCTGAATTCATTTTGCTGGGACTTTCCCATTCCCAGAATCTtcagattttattcttcttgggattttctgtGGTCTATGTGGGGATTATATTAGGAAACAGTCTCATCTTGGTCACTGTCACCTTCGACTCATGCCTTCACACACCAATGTACTTTTTGCTTATCAATCTCTCCTGTGTTGATATGATCCTGGCTTCTTTTGCTACACCTAAGATGATTGTGGATTTCCTCAGAGAACAGAAAACCATCTCCTGGTGGGGATGCTATTCTCAGATGTTCTTCATGCACCTCCTGGGTGGGAGTGAGATGATGTTGCTTGTAGCCATGGCAATAGACAGGTATGTTGCCATATGCAAACCTCTCCATTATATGACCATCATGAACCCACGGGTGCTCACTGGGCTGCTGTTATCCTCCTATGCAGTTGGATTTGTACATTCATCTAGTCAGATGGCTTTCATGCTGACTTTGCCTTTTTGTGGTCCCAATGTTGTAGACAGCTTTTTCTGTGACCTTCCCCTTGTGATCAAACTTGCCTGCCAGGACACCTACTTGCTACAACTCCTAGTCATCGCTGACAGTGGTCTCCTGTCCCTGGTCTGTTTCCTTCTCTTACTTGTCTCCTACACAGTCATAATATACTCAGTTAGGCATCGTGCTACCACTGGATCCTCTAAAGCCTTCTCCACTCTCTCAGCTCACATCACAGTTGTGACTCTCTTCTTTGCTCCATGCGTCTTTATCTACGTATGGCCCTTCCATCGATACTCTATAGATAAAATACTTTCTGTGTTTTACACAATTTTCACACCTCTCTTAAATCCTATTATTTATACATTAAGAAATCAAGAGGTAAAAGCAGCAATTAAGAAAATAAGGACtaaatacagaaatttaaaacacactttttaaataacaaagtCTCTTCTGAAGAGACTTTGTTTGGGCACTAttaaggaatttatttttaatacattccaAGTTCTGTATAAAGAAACAGTAAAGGTAATGCTTAAAAATCAAATCCATCTTTGTGACCTTTAATGGTTAAAAACAATGACATCTTCAGCCTGACAGGTGTACCTTTATGTCCCACATTTACAACTTTTATTCAtgtaaatttgaaatataaaagcaatcccctttaatttaatttcttcatctgtagacTCTTATTTATGTActtcttttattataattttacctttttttgtatgtggagCTAAGTACAAAGCCCATATTCTTGTACatattaggcaagtactctaccactgaactataacacCAGCACAGTTTCAGCattttttaactcttaaaaacCATTTTATTACTGATATTTGTTTTCTCGTTATTGGTAATCTGTATCTAGAGAATGCACAAAGGGGATAGATAACCATTTGTTGTTTTTCCAAGTGCCTGGTTAACTACTTCTCAGTGATAACAAACTCCCTTTTCTGAGTAATCTCTGCctaatgtttattaaattttacCTACTCACTTGTGCAGGCAAAGTGCATTCAACCATTATTCAACCATATTACCTGAACTCACTATATAACAGAAGATACACCTAAGGTTTCCAGTCTACTTACACCCAATAGATAGAAAGAATGAACCAAATTTGCAATTATGCTCTGCCCCAAGCAGTGCTGTTATCCAATGCACAAGGTGTTATTGGGTGTGCAAAAGACTGGCCTCTAAATCAGGGTAGAG from Ictidomys tridecemlineatus isolate mIctTri1 chromosome 5, mIctTri1.hap1, whole genome shotgun sequence includes:
- the Or4k13 gene encoding olfactory receptor 4K13; this translates as MEKANHSVVSEFILLGLSHSQNLQILFFLGFSVVYVGIILGNSLILVTVTFDSCLHTPMYFLLINLSCVDMILASFATPKMIVDFLREQKTISWWGCYSQMFFMHLLGGSEMMLLVAMAIDRYVAICKPLHYMTIMNPRVLTGLLLSSYAVGFVHSSSQMAFMLTLPFCGPNVVDSFFCDLPLVIKLACQDTYLLQLLVIADSGLLSLVCFLLLLVSYTVIIYSVRHRATTGSSKAFSTLSAHITVVTLFFAPCVFIYVWPFHRYSIDKILSVFYTIFTPLLNPIIYTLRNQEVKAAIKKIRTKYRNLKHTF